Genomic segment of Deinococcus multiflagellatus:
GCGGGGGTCAGCGAAACGGGCGTGTTCGCGCGCAGTGGCGTGCGGCCCACCTTCGCCACCCAGTCCGGTCCTCTGCTGGTGCAGGGGGGCCGCCTGCACCCGGCCTTTCGCAAATCGGGCACGTCATTCAAGGTGCGCAGCGGGGTTGGGGTGTGTACGGACGGCCGGGTACGCTTTGTGATCAGTGGGGCGCCCGTCAACTTCTATAGCTTCGCCCTGTTCTTCCGGGACACGCTGCGTTGCCCGGACGCCCTGTACCTGGACGGCAGCATCAGTGCCTTTGCCACCGCGCGGGGATCGAGTCAGTTGGCGCCCTTTGCCGGGATCTGGAGCGTGAGTCGATAGGAGCAGCGCCTTCAGTGCCAGCTTCCCACCGCCCACATCAACTTGCACGCCAGCAAGAAGGCCTGAGCACACAGCCCAGGCCTCCTTTCTCAGATCAGCAGCGGTTATTTCACCGTCAGGTTGATGGTGCGCAGGGGTTCGGCGTTGGGGGTGCCCAGCGGACGAACCTCGTAGGTGATGGCGCCGCGGCCGGGGCGGCTCTGGTAGCTCCAGCCACAGGTGACATCCAGCGGAATGTCCTTGCGGCCAATCACACGCTCGCCGCGGCGCACCGTCACCGAGTAGCCCTGGCCTTCACCCACGCCGCCGAAGCGGAAGGGTTCGCGCACTTCCTGGCCATCGGCCATGCTGAGGGTAAAGGTCTCGGTGCAGCGCTGTTCACGCTCGCCGGTCAGGGCGCCCACCGTCAGCGCCACACTGCCCAGCGCCTCGCCAGCGGGGGTCTGGACCGTGTAGGTCTGCTGGCCGGCAGCCGGGCTGGGCACGGCGAAGGACCACGTCCCGTCCTCGCCCACCTGGAAGCTGCCCAGGCTGGTGTCGCCCTCGCGCAGTTCCAGGGTCTGCCCAGGCTGGCCGGTGCCGCGCAGGGTCACCGTGCCCGCAGGCACTGAGGCGTTCGCCGCCGGTTCGGTGATAGAGAAGGTGCCGGACGTCGCAGGCTCGGTGGGCGCCGTACTAGTATTGGCCTGCCCCTCGCCCACGGTGAAATTCAGCTCGGCGCGGCCTTCGGGGTTGGTGGTCTGGGCCACCAGGGTTTGCGGGCCGGCGCTGAGGTCAGGCACCTCGGCCTGCCAGGTGCCGTCGCCGCTCACGGTGGCGGTGGCCACCTCCTGCTCGCCGCTGCGCACGCTCACCTGCGCCCCAGCAGGACCGGTGCCGCGCACGGTCAGGGCGCCAGGGGCGACTGTTTCGCCGGCCGCCGGGGCGGTGAACGCCAGATCGGTGGCGGGCGCAGTGGTAGTTGTGGGCGGCGCCTGCACGGTGTCACGGCCACCGGGACGCTGCAGCAGCCAGCAGCCGCCCAGGGTCAGCAGCAGGAGCAGCAGGGCCCAGGGCCACCAGGGCCGGCGCCGCTGGGTGCGCTCATGGGACGTGATGACGGGAGCGGGTGGCACAGGGGCGGCTGGCGTGGGGTTGGGCGGTGCAGGGGTATGCGTCACCGGCGCGGGATCGGTGGGGCCAATCACTGTGGTGGTCGTCACTTCTGGCGTGTGGGCCACAGCCGCCGCCCCAGCCACCGCAGCGGTGCCCAGCGTGGACAGCAGCAGGGGCCGGCCCCGCAGGCCGCCCAGCCACTCGGCGGCATTGTCGCCGGTCAGGCCCAGCTGCCCCATGCGGCTGAGCAGCAGCGGCAGGGCGAGGTGCAGCAGCCGGGTTACCAGCGCGGGCGCGGCACCCGTTTCCTGGGCGGTCAGACGGGTCACTTCCTCGGCCCGCGCGCCCAGGAGTGGGGGGGCCAGGAGTTCGCCGGCCTGCTCGAGATTCTGCGCGCCGCCGGGTTCAGCCAGCGCGGCCTCCACACTGCTGAAGGCCGGCAGGGTGCCCACCGCTTCAACGAGGTGGGCGCGGCCCTCGGCCCCCGAAGCCTGATCGGCCAGCGCGTCGAGCTGCCGGGGCAGACCAGCGGCCAGCACGCGGTGCACCAGGGCGCTCTCCGTGCCCAGCACCCGGGCCAGGGCCGACACGCCGTCTTCAAAAAAAGCCCCCAGTCCTTCTGTGACCATTGCGTTCCTCCTGACTCCGCTCAGCAGGCGCGCAGCACCGACCCTGTGAACCAGGGGACGGCGCGGCTCAGCCCGTTGGCAGGATGAGCTTCACCGTACCCGCCCCCGCGCTGCACTGCATTTACGAAGCCTTGAAACCCTGTCATACGGCTTCCGTCCATTTCCGTAACATCCAGAAAAGAACTGGATGTTCCCCGCCTCCGGCGCTGTGCCAGCCCAATTCCCGGAAATCCGTCCTTTTTCCTTCTCCCTCTGCTGCGCAGCTGGATCAGTCCGGTCGAAAAAATCCCGTCAGGTATGACGGAATTTTTCGGAAGCCGTATCAGAGATCGAGCACAGAGGAATGTGGTGGGCTCTTTTACTGTGAAAGCCAATGAGGGCCGGTTGCTGGGCCACGTTTCATCCAAAAGGGCCGACGAAAAGGCCCTGCAGCTTCTCCAGTGAAGGCTCCGGGGGCCGTCACGAGGGCCAGCGCACGAGCACTCAAGCCTGACAGCGGTATTCCGTTACGCCCTGGGGAGAAAAGCACCCCCTCAACTCCACGCCAACCGCTGTCTGTCGCGGTCACTCGCTTCGCTCGCCCCACATCACCTGAAGGTAAACCCTTCAGGTGATGTGGTTACCGCTATGACTCATCGCCGCGATGCTCAAAAAAAGCCGCCAGGGCACCCGTCCCCGGCGGCCTTGCGCACTCCTGCGCTCAGATCTGGCCCTCAAAGCGGTCGCGGTGAACCACGTAGGCCAGCCCCAGGGTGGACAGGGTGCTCACCAAGCTGCTCAGGCCATAGCTGATCAGCGGCAGGGTAATACCGGTCAGCGGCAGCACGCTGAGGGCCGCGCCGATGTTCTCGACGACCTGAAAGCCAATCTGGCCCAGCACGCCCGCAAACAGCACCTGATCCTGCAGGCGGGGCGCCTCGGCGGCCATGCCCGCCAGCCCCAGCAGCAGCGCCCCGTACAGCAGCAGCACGATCACGCCGCCCACCAGCCCCTGTTCTTCCAGCCAGGTGGAAATGGCGAAATCGGTGTGGGCCTCGGGCAGAAAGCCGTTGTGCGACTGGCTGCCCTGCTTGTAGCCCTTGCCCTGCAGACCGCCCGAGCCCACGGCGATGGTGCTCTGTATCACCTGATAGCCCGCGCCCCGGGGGTCCTTGTAGGGATCCAGGAAGATGGTCAGGCGTTTTTGCTGGTAGGGCTCCAGGTGTGGGTATAGGACTGTCGGCACGGCCACGCCCACGGCCAGCACCGCCAGCAGCGCGTGCCAGCCTGGAATGCGTGCGGCCAGCAGCATCACCCCGAACATCACACTCAGGACCATCGCCCCGCCGAAATCCTGAATCACCACGAGGCCCACGGCTGGCAGAAAGACCGCCAGCGCGCGGGCGTAGGTGCCCAGCCCCTTGTAGCCTTCGCGCAGCACCAGCGCCAGCATCAGGATCAGGGCAAATTTCAGGATTTCCAGCGGCTGAAACTGCAGCGGCCCCAGCATGATCCAGTTGCGCTGGCCGTTCACCTCCTTGCCAATCACGAAGGTGCTGGCCTGCAGCGCCAGCGCCAGCGCGAACAGCTGCGGCGCAAAGCGGTAGATGCGGTCGCGCCCGGCCCACCACAGCAGCCCAATAGGCAGCGCCGCCAGCGCCACCCCCAGCAGCTGCTTGGGAAAGACGCCCGCCGAGGCCCGGGGCGACAGGGCCGCCGTGCTGACGGTCATCAGGCCCACCACCAGCAGGGCCGCGATGATGATGGGAAAACGCAGGTCGTACTTCACGCCTACAGGCTACGGCGCCCGCCCATGACCTGCATGGGAACGGCGGGGGACTACTGGGGCAAGCGGCCCTGACGTAACCACGCCGCTTCCTGCGCGCCCTGCGGGGCGTGGGCCTCGGCCCAGCGGGCGGCGCCTTCAATGTCGTAGGGCACGCGGCGAAACTGCACGTTCCACAGCCCCCGGTGCCGTTCCAGCAGCGCCCAGCGGGCGGACGGATCGCCCTGAAACTGCCGTGACACGGCGCCCACATTCACGAAGGTCACGCCCCCTTCGGCCACCAGCGCCTCGCGGTGGGTGTGGCCCACCAGCACCACGCGCACGGCCGACCCGCCGGCCAGTTCCGCCAGCAGCGCCGGGCCGGGCCGCAGGCGGGGGGCCTCGGGCGCGCCTTCAAACAGCAGCGCGCGCCAGGGGTCCTGCGGGTGGCCGTGGGCCAGCAGCACCTCGCCGTCTCCAACCTGGGCTGTGGTGGGCAGGGCGCCCAGCCTCTCCGGCACGTCCGCGGGCAGTTGCGCGCGCACCCAGGCGGCCTGCTCGGGGTCGCGCTCTGGCCAGCGCCCGGCCACCAGTTCATCTGTGTTGCCGCGCACGGTCGGGGGCACAAACTCCTGCTGCAGGGCCCAGGCCAGCGCCGGATTGGCCCCGCCCCACACGGTATCCCCCAGGTTCACGGTCAGGTCGGGGGCCGCCGCGTGGAGGTCAGCCAGTACCGCTTCCAGGGCAAAGGCGTTGCCGTGGACATCGCTGAGCACCGCCAGCCGCATGCTTACTTGCCCCGCGCCCCCGGCGGGCTTTCATCCAGGGGAATGTTGGCCATCAGGACCACCATGTCGCCGCGCTGCTCGATTTCCACCGAGCTGTTGCCCGTGGGAAAGTAGCGCCGGACCACTTCCAGCAGGTCGTTGCGCAGGGCGTCCACCTTGCCCGGGGGAATCTGGGCGCGGTCATAGGCCAGCACCAGCTCCAG
This window contains:
- a CDS encoding DUF937 domain-containing protein, whose amino-acid sequence is MVTEGLGAFFEDGVSALARVLGTESALVHRVLAAGLPRQLDALADQASGAEGRAHLVEAVGTLPAFSSVEAALAEPGGAQNLEQAGELLAPPLLGARAEEVTRLTAQETGAAPALVTRLLHLALPLLLSRMGQLGLTGDNAAEWLGGLRGRPLLLSTLGTAAVAGAAAVAHTPEVTTTTVIGPTDPAPVTHTPAPPNPTPAAPVPPAPVITSHERTQRRRPWWPWALLLLLLTLGGCWLLQRPGGRDTVQAPPTTTTAPATDLAFTAPAAGETVAPGALTVRGTGPAGAQVSVRSGEQEVATATVSGDGTWQAEVPDLSAGPQTLVAQTTNPEGRAELNFTVGEGQANTSTAPTEPATSGTFSITEPAANASVPAGTVTLRGTGQPGQTLELREGDTSLGSFQVGEDGTWSFAVPSPAAGQQTYTVQTPAGEALGSVALTVGALTGEREQRCTETFTLSMADGQEVREPFRFGGVGEGQGYSVTVRRGERVIGRKDIPLDVTCGWSYQSRPGRGAITYEVRPLGTPNAEPLRTINLTVK
- a CDS encoding FtsW/RodA/SpoVE family cell cycle protein is translated as MKYDLRFPIIIAALLVVGLMTVSTAALSPRASAGVFPKQLLGVALAALPIGLLWWAGRDRIYRFAPQLFALALALQASTFVIGKEVNGQRNWIMLGPLQFQPLEILKFALILMLALVLREGYKGLGTYARALAVFLPAVGLVVIQDFGGAMVLSVMFGVMLLAARIPGWHALLAVLAVGVAVPTVLYPHLEPYQQKRLTIFLDPYKDPRGAGYQVIQSTIAVGSGGLQGKGYKQGSQSHNGFLPEAHTDFAISTWLEEQGLVGGVIVLLLYGALLLGLAGMAAEAPRLQDQVLFAGVLGQIGFQVVENIGAALSVLPLTGITLPLISYGLSSLVSTLSTLGLAYVVHRDRFEGQI
- a CDS encoding metallophosphoesterase family protein; translation: MRLAVLSDVHGNAFALEAVLADLHAAAPDLTVNLGDTVWGGANPALAWALQQEFVPPTVRGNTDELVAGRWPERDPEQAAWVRAQLPADVPERLGALPTTAQVGDGEVLLAHGHPQDPWRALLFEGAPEAPRLRPGPALLAELAGGSAVRVVLVGHTHREALVAEGGVTFVNVGAVSRQFQGDPSARWALLERHRGLWNVQFRRVPYDIEGAARWAEAHAPQGAQEAAWLRQGRLPQ
- the minE gene encoding cell division topological specificity factor MinE → MFSWMKRGRTKETLKDRLELVLAYDRAQIPPGKVDALRNDLLEVVRRYFPTGNSSVEIEQRGDMVVLMANIPLDESPPGARGK